A DNA window from Vigna angularis cultivar LongXiaoDou No.4 chromosome 1, ASM1680809v1, whole genome shotgun sequence contains the following coding sequences:
- the LOC108334470 gene encoding pentatricopeptide repeat-containing protein At2g37230 — MALLSNSKLLRWRPALQPNPFSTSSTAEVLSDPEPSHGSPQPESQSVPPREKNLELVICRMMANRAWTTRLQNSIRSLVPRFDPSLIYNVLHGAASPEHALQFYRWVERAGLFAHTPDTTLKIVQILGRYSKLNHARCILLDNKRIGEVATEDAFVSLIDSYGRAGIVQESVKLFQKMKELGVDRTVKSYDALFKVILRRGRYMMAKRYYNAMLREGVEPTRHTYNILLWGMFLSLRLNTAVRFYEEMKSRGILPDVVTYNTLINGYFRFKKVEDAEKLFVEMKERDIAPNVISFTTMLKGYVAAGRIDDAMKVFVDMKDCGIKPNAVTFSTLLPGLCDAEKTEEARDVLGEMVERYIAPKDNSVFMKLLGVQSKSGNLDAAADVLKAMIRLSIPTEAGHYGVLIESFCKANEYDKAEKLLDKLIEKEIVLRPQNAFAMEASAYNLMIEYLCDHGRTNKAEIFFRQLLKKGVQDSVAFNSLIRGHSKEGNPDSAFEIIKIMGRKGVPRDADSYRLLIESYLRKGEPADAKTALDSMLESGHHPESSVYKLVMESLFDDGRVQTASRVMKSMVEKGVKEHMDLVSKILEALLMRGHVEEALGRIDLLMHNGCEPDFDHLLSVLCEKEKTIAALKLLDFVLERDCIIDFSIYDKVLDALLAAGKTLNAYSILCKILDKRGSTDWRSREELIKSLNQEGNTKQADILSRMFKGTDGGLVNREGKRKVTVAT, encoded by the coding sequence ATGGCTCTGCTTTCCAATTCCAAGCTTCTCCGATGGAGACCCGCTCTCCAACCAAACCctttctccacctcctccaccgCCGAAGTTCTCTCCGACCCGGAACCCTCTCACGGGTCACCCCAACCTGAATCTCAATCCGTTCCCCCTCGCGAGAAAAATCTCGAACTCGTCATTTGCCGAATGATGGCCAACCGCGCCTGGACCACTCGCTTGCAGAATTCGATCCGCTCCCTTGTCCCGCGCTTCGATCCTTCTCTCATTTATAACGTCCTCCATGGCGCCGCCTCGCCAGAGCACGCGCTCCAATTCTACCGCTGGGTTGAACGCGCAGGTCTCTTCGCTCACACCCCTGACACCACCCTCAAGATCGTCCAAATCCTCGGCCGCTACTCCAAACTCAACCACGCGCGCTGCATCCTTCTCGACAACAAGCGCATTGGCGAGGTCGCCACCGAGGACGCATTTGTCTCCCTCATCGACAGCTACGGCCGCGCCGGGATCGTGCAGGAGTCCGTGAAGCTCTTCCAAAAGATGAAGGAGCTCGGCGTGGATCGCACCGTTAAGTCCTACGATGCGCTTTTCAAGGTCATTCTCCGTCGCGGACGCTACATGATGGCCAAGAGGTACTACAACGCGATGCTGCGGGAGGGCGTGGAGCCCACGCGCCATACTTATAATATTCTGCTCTGGGGTATGTTTTTGTCGTTGAGATTGAACACTGCTGTTAGGTTTTATGAGGAAATGAAGAGTAGGGGTATTTTGCCTGATGTTGTGACTTATAACACTTTGATTAATGGATATTTTCGGTTTAAGAAGGTGGAGGATGCTGAGAAGTTGTTTGTGGAAATGAAGGAGAGGGACATTGCCCCCAATGTGATTAGTTTTACCACCATGTTGAAAGGGTATGTTGCAGCGGGGAGGATTGATGATGCCATGAAGGTTTTTGTGGATATGAAGGACTGTGGGATTAAGCCAAATGCAGTCACGTTCTCCACACTGTTGCCGGGGCTGTGTGATGCTGAAAAGACGGAGGAGGCGAGGGATGTTTTGGGGGAGATGGTGGAGAGGTACATTGCGCCGAAGGATAATTCTGTGTTTATGAAGCTGCTGGGTGTTCAGAGTAAGTCTGGGAATTTGGATGCGGCTGCAGATGTGCTGAAGGCGATGATTAGGCTGAGCATTCCCACCGAGGCTGGCCACTATGGTGTGTTGATTGAGAGTTTTTGCAAGGCGAATGAGTACGACAAGGCGGAGAAGTTGTTGGACAAGTTGATTGAGAAGGAAATTGTGTTGCGGCCGCAGAATGCCTTTGCAATGGAGGCTAGTGCTTATAATTTGATGATTGAGTATCTGTGTGATCATGGGCGTACTAATAAGGCAGAAATATTCTTCCGTCAGTTATTGAAAAAGGGTGTGCAGGATTCGGTTGCATTTAATAGTTTGATCCGGGGACATTCGAAGGAAGGCAACCCGGATTCTGCCTTTGAGATTATAAAGATCATGGGAAGGAAAGGGGTTCCCAGAGATGCCGATTCTTACAGGTTGCTTATTGAGAGTTACTTAAGAAAGGGAGAGCCTGCTGATGCTAAAACAGCTTTGGATAGCATGCTTGAGAGTGGGCATCATCCAGAATCGTCAGTGTACAAGTTGGTTATGGAGAGTTTGTTTGATGATGGCAGGGTTCAAACTGCAAGCAGAGTAATGAAGAGTATGGTGGAGAAGGGGGTGAAGGAGCATATGGACTTGGTTTCTAAGATATTGGAGGCCCTCCTAATGAGAGGTCATGTGGAAGAAGCTTTGGGAAGAATCGATTTGCTTATGCATAATGGTTGTGAGCCAGATTTTGACCACCTTTTATCTGTTCTTTGTGAGAAAGAAAAGACAATTGCTGCTCTCAAACTGTTAGATTTTGTTCTTGAGAGAGACTGTATCATAGATTTTTCAATATATGACAAGGTTTTGGATGCTCTCTTAGCAGCAGGGAAGACCCTCAATGCGTATTCCATTTTGTGTAAAATTCTGGACAAAAGAGGTTCAACTGATTGGAGAAGCCGTGAAGAGCTGATCAAGAGCCTTAATCAGGAGGGGAACACTAAGCAAGCAGATATTTTGTCGAGGATGTTCAAGGGAACAGATGGAGGACTTGTGAATagagaaggaaagagaaaagtTACTGTAGCTACATAA